A single genomic interval of Piliocolobus tephrosceles isolate RC106 chromosome 7, ASM277652v3, whole genome shotgun sequence harbors:
- the DUSP26 gene encoding dual specificity protein phosphatase 26 isoform X2 has translation MCPGNWLWASMTFMARFSRSSSRSPIRTRGTLEEMPTVQHPFLNVFELERLLYTGKTACNHADEVWPGLYLGDQDMANNRRELRRLGITHVLNASHSRWRGTPEAYEGLGIRYLGVEAHDSPAFDMSIHFQTAADFIHRALSQPGGKILVHCAVGVSRSATLVLAYLMLYHHLTLVEAIKKVKDHRGIIPNRGFLRQLLALDRRLRQGLEA, from the exons ATGTGCCCTGGTAACTGGCTTTGGGCTTCCATGACTTTTATGGCCCGCTTCTCCCGGAGTAGCTCAAGGTCTCCCATTCGAACTCGAGGGACCCTGGAGGAGATGCCAACCGTTCAACATCCTTTCCTCAATGTCTTCGAGTTGGAGCGGCTCCTCTACACAGGCAAGACAGCCTGTAACCATGCCGATGAGGTCTGGCCAGGCCTCTATCTCGGAGACCA GGATATGGCTAACAACCGTCGGGAGCTTCGCCGCCTGGGCATTACGCACGTCCTCAATGCCTCACACAGCCGGTGGCGAGGCACGCCCGAGGCCTATGAGGGGCTGGGCATCCGCTACCTGGGTGTTGAGGCCCACGACTCGCCAGCCTTTGACATGAGCATCCACTTCCAGACGGCGGCCGACTTCATCCACCGGGCACTGAGCCAGCCAGGAG GGAAGATCCTGGTGCATTGTGCCGTGGGCGTGAGCCGATCTGCCACCCTGGTACTGGCCTACCTCATGCTGTACCACCACCTCACCCTTGTGGAGGCCATCAAGAAAGTCAAAGACCACCGAGGCATCATCCCCAACCGGGGCTTCCTGAGGCAGCTCCTGGCCCTGGACCGCAGGCTGCGGCAGGGTCTAGAAGcatga